ACGCGAAGATCGTGGGGTTGGACGTGACGCCGACCACCTGCTTGTCGCGGATCAGCGCCTCGAGGTTGCCCGAACGCAGCCGCTCACGGCTGATGTCGTCCAGCCAGATCGACACACCCTGGTCGCTCAGGCGCTTCAGGTTCTCACTCATGACCGTTTCCTCAGTCCCTCAGTTGCCGGTCGTCTGACCCTTGTCGGCCCCGGTCTTGGCAAGGCTGCCCTTGGCCGCGGCCGCCACACGCTCGGCGGTGAGGCCGAACTGCTCGTACAGCGTCTTGTACGGCGCCGAGGCACCGAAGTGTTCAAGACTCACGACCGCGCCTTCCTCACCTACGAACCGCCACCAGCCGAGGGCGATTCCCGCCTCGACCGCGACACGCGCGCGGACCGACGGAGGCAGCACGGACTGCTTGTAGGAGTCGTCCTGGGCCTCGAACCACTCCACGCACGGCATGGACACCACGCGGGTGGGGATGCCCTCGGCCTCCAGCAGGTCGCGCGCGCCGACGGCCAGCTCGACCTCGCTGCCGGTGCCGATGAGGACGACGGCCGGCTGTCCGTTGGAGGCGTCCGCAAGGACGTAGCCACCCTTGGCGACCTTCTCGGCGTCGGCGGTGCCCTCGTAGACCGGGAGGTTCTGCCGGGTCAGGGCGAGCGCCGCGGGACGGTCGGTGTGCTCCAGGATGGCGCGCCACGCCGCGGCGGTCTCGTTGGCGTCGGCGGGCCGCACCACGTCGAGGCCGGGGATGGCGCGCAGGGCCCACAGGTGCTCCACCGGCTGGTGGGTGGGGCCGTCCTCGCCGAGGCCGATCGAGTCGTGCGTCCAGACGTAGGTGACCGGCAGGCCCATGAGGGCCGCCAGGCGCACCGCGGGACGCATGTAGTCGCTGAAGACCAGGAACGTGCCGCCGTACGGACGGGTGCCGCCGTGCAGGGCGATGCCGTTGAGTATGGACCCCATGCCGTGCTCGCGGATGCCGAAGTGCAGCGTGCGGCCGTACCGGTTACCCGGGAACGCCTTGGTCTGGTGCTCCTCGGGGATGAAGGACGGCTCGCCCTCCATGGTGGTGTTGTTGGACTCGGCGAGGTCGGCCGAGCCGCCCCACAGCTCCGGGAGCACCGGGGCGAGCGCGGTCAGCACCGTGCCCGACGCCTTGCGGGTGGCGACGGACTTGCCGGGCTCGAACGACGGCAGCGACTCCTCCCACCCGGCGGGCAGCTTGCGCGCGCTGACGCGGTCGAACAGCGCCGCGCGCTCGGGGTCGCCGGACCGCCAGCTCTCGTAGCCCTGCTCCCACTCGGCCCGCGCGGCGCGGCCGCGCTCCACGACGTGGCGCGCGTGCTCCAGCACCTCGTCCGGCACGTCGAAGCTCTTGGCGGGGTCCATGCCGAGGACCTGCTTGGTGGCGGCCACCTCGTCGGCGCCGAGCGCCGAGCCGTGGATCTTGCCGGTGTTCTGCTTGTTGGGTGCGGGCCAGCCGATGATGGTGCGCAGGCGGATCAGGGACGGCCGGTCGGTCTCGGCGGTGGCGGCGCGCATGGCGGCGTACAGCGCCTCGACGTTCTCGGAGTACTCGCCGGTCTCGGTCCAGTCGACGTCCTGCACGTGCCAGCCGTACGCCTCGTACCGCTTGGCGACGTCCTCCGACAGCGCGATGGCGGTGTCGTCCTCGATGGAGATGTGGTTGCCGTCGTAGATGACGTTGAGGTAGCCGAGCTTCTGGTGACCGGCGAGCGCGCTGACCTCGTGGCTGATGCCCTCCTCGATGTCACCGTCGGAGGCGATGGCCCAGACGCGGTGGTCGAACGGGCTGGTGCCGGGCTCGCTGTCGGGGTCGTACAGGCCCCGCTCGCGGCGCTGCGCCATGGCCATGCCGACCGCGTTGCCGAGCCCCTGGCCGAGGGGGCCGGTGGTGGTCTCGACGCCGAGGGTGTGGCCGTGCTCGGGGTGACCCGGTGTGAGGCTCTGCCACTGGCGCAGGCCCTTGAGGTCGTCCAGGCTCAGGCCGTACCCCGACAGGAAGAGCTGGATGTACAAGGTGAGGCTGGAGTGACCGGCCGAAAGGACGAAGCGGTCGCGGCCCACCCAGGAGGGGTCGGACGGATCGTGGCGGAGCACGCGCTGGAAGAGAAGGTAGGCCGCGGGGGCCAGGCTCATCGCGGTGCCGGGGTGACCCGAGCCCGCCTTCTCGACGGCGTCCATCGCCAGGGCACGTACGACGTCGACCGCCCGGCGATCGAGGTCGCTCCACTCAAGGTCTCGCACGAGTTCGCTGCTCAACTGCTCGATCTCCTCATTACTCGGTGGCGGCCGGGCACACCTGGCGTCCGGTCCGGGTCACCTCCCACACCGGACCTTAACGGGTCGCTCCCCTCACCGTAGATGCCTGGTGCGTCCTGTGGATGACCGGGAAATGTGCTGCTTGTGTCCAGGAGACCTGCCCGCCTCGACACGTGAGCAACGCGGCCGACGCTCCCGGCTTCGCGCGGGCCGCTCACAGGCGCGCGGCGAACCCGTGACGGCCTCCCCGCGCGCGGCTTTCGCCCCCGATGCCAGGACCGGCGTGCCACCGCACTACAGTGAGTTCCCGGTGCCGGCTCATGGCCGCACCCCACGGACCCGCTCTATCAGAGGTTACGCGTTGACCCCGCACCCGCTGGAAGCGCCTTGACGGTGCTCACGACCAAGCCGCCGACGGTTCTCGACGGCGCGCGCCGTTCGCCCCTCGCCACGGTACGGGCGTACGTCGCGCTGACCAAGCCGCGGATCATCGAGCTGCTGCTGATCACGACACTCCCGGTGATGTTCCTCGCGGCCCGGGGCTTCCCGCCGCTGTGGACGGCCGTCGCCACGCTGGTCTTCGGCACCCTGTCGGCGGGCAGCGCCAACGTGCTCAACTGCTACGTCGACCGCGACATCGACGCCACCATGCGGCGCACCCGGCGCCGCCCCCTGGCGATGGCCACGGTGGAGCCGCGCAACGCGCTGGTGTTCGGCGTCGTGCTCGGCGT
The window above is part of the Sphaerisporangium rubeum genome. Proteins encoded here:
- the tkt gene encoding transketolase is translated as MSSELVRDLEWSDLDRRAVDVVRALAMDAVEKAGSGHPGTAMSLAPAAYLLFQRVLRHDPSDPSWVGRDRFVLSAGHSSLTLYIQLFLSGYGLSLDDLKGLRQWQSLTPGHPEHGHTLGVETTTGPLGQGLGNAVGMAMAQRRERGLYDPDSEPGTSPFDHRVWAIASDGDIEEGISHEVSALAGHQKLGYLNVIYDGNHISIEDDTAIALSEDVAKRYEAYGWHVQDVDWTETGEYSENVEALYAAMRAATAETDRPSLIRLRTIIGWPAPNKQNTGKIHGSALGADEVAATKQVLGMDPAKSFDVPDEVLEHARHVVERGRAARAEWEQGYESWRSGDPERAALFDRVSARKLPAGWEESLPSFEPGKSVATRKASGTVLTALAPVLPELWGGSADLAESNNTTMEGEPSFIPEEHQTKAFPGNRYGRTLHFGIREHGMGSILNGIALHGGTRPYGGTFLVFSDYMRPAVRLAALMGLPVTYVWTHDSIGLGEDGPTHQPVEHLWALRAIPGLDVVRPADANETAAAWRAILEHTDRPAALALTRQNLPVYEGTADAEKVAKGGYVLADASNGQPAVVLIGTGSEVELAVGARDLLEAEGIPTRVVSMPCVEWFEAQDDSYKQSVLPPSVRARVAVEAGIALGWWRFVGEEGAVVSLEHFGASAPYKTLYEQFGLTAERVAAAAKGSLAKTGADKGQTTGN